A window of Bradyrhizobium diazoefficiens genomic DNA:
CGGCTGTGGCGAGTCGGTCGAACTCAGGCCGGCCAAGATCGACGGGTAGTCTCGCTCCAACGCTTCCCGTGTCCCGGACGCGCTGCAGCGCCTTTGCGCTGCTGCACAGAGCCGGGACCCACGCTATAGTTTTGTCCGTAGAGTGGCTGGGCCCCGGCTCAGCAGCGCATCGCTTTACGCTGCGCTGCGTCCGGGGCACGAGAGAGCGTGTTGTATGGACCGCGAATTCCTGACCGACCTGTTCGCCGATTTCGGCCCCGTTACCATCCGCAAGATGTTCTCCGGCTACGGCATCTCGGCCGATAGCGTCAATTTCGCGCTGGCCTTGCGTGCCGGCTTGTTCTTCCGCGCCGACGAGATGACCATCCCGGATTTCGAGGCTGAGGGCTCGAAGCCGTTCCAGTATCAGACTCGCGCCAAGACCGTCATTGTGAACTCCTATTGGGAGCTGCCGGCCCGTCTGTTCGACGATTCCGAGGAGTTCGCGCAATGGGCGAGGGCGGCACTCGCCGCCGCCCAGCGCGCCAAGGTGAAGACGCGGCCGAAGGGAAAGAAGGCGGCGGTGAAGAAGCCGGGGTCGAAGAAGGCCGTCAAGCGCGCGAAAGCGGTGCCGAAGGCGAGCAAGAAGAGTCCGGTGCGCAAGCCGACCAAGCGAGGGGCTTGAGATCAGTCCACCGCCTTGGTCAAGCCAACCCTCATATCCTTGGCCGTGACGACGCAGATGCCGTCGGCGAGCACGCGCCCGTCAGCAATCCCGAGCACGAGCTTGCCGCGACGGACCATCCGCATCGCGACCTCGTAGCGTACGCATCGCGTGTCCGGTGTGACAGTGCCGGTGCACTCCACTTCTCCGACCCCGATGGCGCGGCCCTTGCCCGGCGAGCCCGACCAGCCGAGCCAATAGCCGATCATCTGCCACATGGCGTCGAGCCCCAGCGTCGGCGGCATCAGCGCGTCGCCGCGATGGTGGCAATCGAAGAACCAATGGCCAGGCGCGATGTCGAGCTCACCGATGATATGGCCTTTGCCGAATGCGCCGCCGTCCATGCTGATGTCCGTGATGCGATCCATCATCAGCATCGGCGGCGCCGGCAATTGCGCATTGCCGGGGCCGAAATAGCCGCCTTCGCTCGATCTCAGCAGCTCGTCCCTGGTGTAGAACGGTTGGGGCGTGTGGACATCATGGGGGTTGGGCAAGACGACAAGTCCTCGCGGTCAGGCGCCGCAAGGCGGCGAGGAAGATGTCGTTCGTCAGGCAAGAAAGTCAAGCGCGCGCATCTTTCGGCACGCTGCTTCCATCACGCCACCCGGCTACGGGTTTCGACCGCGTATTCCGGATCGGCTTCGCAGATCACGCGGTTGCGGCCGTTGCGCTTGGCGGCGTAAAGGCAGGCATCCGCACGCTCGATCAGCGCGTCGGTGTCGTCGCCCTGCTTGAGCATGGAGACGCCGACGGAGATGGTGACGCGGCCGAGAATCTCGCCGGTGGACTTCTTCTTCAATTCCTTTGCCATCACCGCGCGGCGGATGTGGTCGGCCACCGTGAGGGCCTGCCGCTGCGCGGTGTTGGGCAGCACGACCGCGAATTCCTCGCCGCCATAGCGCGCGGTGATATCCTGGCCCTTGATGGTCTGCTTCAGCGAAAGTCCGACGAGCCGCAGCACCTGGTCGCCGGTAAGATGGCCGTAGGAATCGTTGAACGACTTGAAATGATCGATGTCGAACAGCAGCAGCGACAGCGGCTCGCCCGAGGCGAGCGCGCTCTGCACGGCCATGTCGATCATGCGGTCGAAATATTTGCGGTTGCCGAGACCGGTGAGCGGATCGGTGAGACTCTCGGCGCGGATCGCCTCCAGGCTCTGCTGGAGGTTGCTGATCTCGTTCTTCGACAATGTCAGGCGATCTTCCAGCGCCTTGTTGGTCTCGCGCATCTCGCTGGTCGAACGCAGCAGCGTTTCGACGATCGCCTTGATCTGTTCGCGGCTCTTGGCCGACGACAGTTTCTCGGCCGCGCCCGACAGGCTGGCATCGTAGGAGCCGGTCATGCCGAGCGCATCGCTCAAGACCTTCATGACGTCGTCGATCTCGCCGATGACGCGCGCGCCGACCTTGTCGATGCGGTCGGTGGTCTTGATGTGGGAGAGATAGGTTTCGTAGATCTGCTCGAGATCGGCTTCTGTCAGCTTGCCGCTGCGCGCCAGCGTCTCGTTGATGATCTTGTTCAGCGGCGCATTGTAGCCGCTGGCGTAGACGTACCAGATCTCGTAGTTGCGGGGAATTGCCGTCTGTCGCAGCGATCGGATCTGACCGAGCGCCACCTCGGCAAACGCCATTGTGCGTTCGTGTTCGTCGAGAACCTTGACCACGGAACATACCCCACAGCGGTCGGGGCGCCTTCGACCGCAGCAATGCTTAAATTATGTTCGCAGGCTAACGGACGATCGTGAACGCCCCGTAAATATACGTCCACGAATGCATCTAAAAATTGCGCGGCGGCTTTGCCCAACCAAGGCCGCGTTAGCGCGCCTCAAGCGCCGGCGGGAGAGCGGACCGGCCGCAGCAGAAATGCCGGCAGATGCGAGTGATCGCCCGGCTCGGTATCGGCCTCGCGTTGGCGGCTTGGCTCGGGACGGCCGATCGACGGCACATGCGACGTATTGGCCTGCTGGCGCGTGCCGTGACGCGGCTCGGATGATGGCCGCGTTTCGCGTGCGGGTCGTGCTTCGCGTGCGGGTCGTGCTTCGCGTGCAGGCCTTGCTTCGCGTGCAGGTCTTGCCTCGCGTGCGGGCCGAGCTTGGGCCGCGGGCCTTGCGTCGACCGAGGGTGTCGTCTCCGACGGCTGCGGCGCGTCGCCACGCGGCTCGTGGCTTCGCCGCGGCTTGCCGCGTCCGCCGCGGGAACGTTCGCGGTCCCGTCCACGCGACTCGCGCGGGCGTTCGCTGTAGTCGCTCGTACTGGCGTGCACCTCGAAGTCGCCTTCGGCGCGCGGAATGCTCTGGCCGATCAGCTTCTCGATCGCCACCATCGACTTCTGGTCGAGCGGCGTGACGATCGAGATCGCGGTGCCGGTGCGGCCGGCCCGGCCGGTGCGGCCGACGCGGTGGACATAATCGTCCGGATGGTGCGGAACGTCGAAGTTGAAGACGTGGCTGACTTCGGGAATGTCGAGGCCGCGGGCGGCGACGTCGGAGGCGACGAGCAGCGGCAGCTCGCCCTTGCGGAACTGTTCGAGCGCGGCCATGCGCGCCGGCTGGTCCATGTCGCCGTGCAACGCGCCGACGCTGAAGCCGTGCTTCTGGAGCGATTTGTGAACGATCGCAACTTCACGCTTGCGATTGCAGAAGATGATCGCGTTCTTGAGATCCTTTGCCTCG
This region includes:
- a CDS encoding DEAD/DEAH box helicase is translated as MSFSNLGLSEKVLAAVAATGYTTPTPIQEQAIPHVLARKDVLGIAQTGTGKTAAFVLPMLTILEKGRARARMPRTLILEPTRELAAQVKENFDRYGAGQKLNVALLIGGVSFGDQDAKLTRGVDVLIATPGRLLDHTERGGLLLTGVELLVIDEADRMLDMGFIPDIERVCKLVPFTRQTLFFTATMPPEIRRITETFLHNPQKVEVSKPATTAVTVTQSQVPAGREAHEKRELLRRLLREAKDLKNAIIFCNRKREVAIVHKSLQKHGFSVGALHGDMDQPARMAALEQFRKGELPLLVASDVAARGLDIPEVSHVFNFDVPHHPDDYVHRVGRTGRAGRTGTAISIVTPLDQKSMVAIEKLIGQSIPRAEGDFEVHASTSDYSERPRESRGRDRERSRGGRGKPRRSHEPRGDAPQPSETTPSVDARPAAQARPAREARPAREARPAREARPAREARPARETRPSSEPRHGTRQQANTSHVPSIGRPEPSRQREADTEPGDHSHLPAFLLRPVRSPAGA
- a CDS encoding TfoX/Sxy family protein codes for the protein MDREFLTDLFADFGPVTIRKMFSGYGISADSVNFALALRAGLFFRADEMTIPDFEAEGSKPFQYQTRAKTVIVNSYWELPARLFDDSEEFAQWARAALAAAQRAKVKTRPKGKKAAVKKPGSKKAVKRAKAVPKASKKSPVRKPTKRGA
- the fabA gene encoding bifunctional 3-hydroxydecanoyl-ACP dehydratase/trans-2-decenoyl-ACP isomerase, whose product is MPNPHDVHTPQPFYTRDELLRSSEGGYFGPGNAQLPAPPMLMMDRITDISMDGGAFGKGHIIGELDIAPGHWFFDCHHRGDALMPPTLGLDAMWQMIGYWLGWSGSPGKGRAIGVGEVECTGTVTPDTRCVRYEVAMRMVRRGKLVLGIADGRVLADGICVVTAKDMRVGLTKAVD
- a CDS encoding GGDEF domain-containing protein gives rise to the protein MVKVLDEHERTMAFAEVALGQIRSLRQTAIPRNYEIWYVYASGYNAPLNKIINETLARSGKLTEADLEQIYETYLSHIKTTDRIDKVGARVIGEIDDVMKVLSDALGMTGSYDASLSGAAEKLSSAKSREQIKAIVETLLRSTSEMRETNKALEDRLTLSKNEISNLQQSLEAIRAESLTDPLTGLGNRKYFDRMIDMAVQSALASGEPLSLLLFDIDHFKSFNDSYGHLTGDQVLRLVGLSLKQTIKGQDITARYGGEEFAVVLPNTAQRQALTVADHIRRAVMAKELKKKSTGEILGRVTISVGVSMLKQGDDTDALIERADACLYAAKRNGRNRVICEADPEYAVETRSRVA